A segment of the Candidatus Andeanibacterium colombiense genome:
GCGACGCGGCCATGGTATTCTGCACTGGAGAAGCTCGTATTCAGCATGTCCGCCCTTCCTGACTGGATGGGCGTATTGTTCCGCGCATAAGAGAGAACATTATACCTATCTTCGCTATTTTTCGGAATCTACGAACACTTTTTTCTAATAAATCCGTCTTATATGGAACAATGTTTTGCGCGGAATCGAGCAGTCTGAAGCCGGATTTTCACCAAGCAAGGTAACGCGCAAACCGATGGAATCACATCTCGAAATACCGCTTCAAGCCTTTGTCGACACGCGCGCGAAGATCGCTCCCTTCGTGCGTGAAACTCCTCTGTGGCCGCTGGCGGGGCCGGCCGCCACTCAGCGTATGGGTACGGGCACCGAAGTGCTGATGAAGCTTGAGCTGTTCCAGCCGACCGGCACGTTCAAGGTGCGCGGCGCGATCAACAACCTGCTTGCGCTGGACGAGGCCGGCCGGGCGGCCGGTGTCACCACGATCAGCGCGGGCAACCATGCGATCGCTACGGCCTATGCGGCGCACCGCTTCGGGGTGTCGGCCAAGGTCGTGATGATGAAGGAAGCCAATCCCGCGCGGGTTGCGGCTGCGCGCGCTTACGGCGCGGAGGTGATCGTGGCCGACAGTGTGGAGCACGGGTTCGCGCTGCTCGAAGGGCTCAAGCAGGACGAGGGGCGCACCTATATCCCGTCCTTTCCGAACGAACGCGTGGTATGCGGCACCGGCACGATCGCGCTGGAGCTGTTCGAGCAGGCCGGCACGCTCGACGCGATCGTGGTCCCGATCGGCGGAGGAGGGCTGATTTCCGGGATTTCCGCGGCGGCGAAGCTGATTTCGCCGACGACCCGCATCTACGGCATCGAGCCCGAGAAGGCCGGGGTGGTCGGCCGCAGCGTGAAGAGCGGCACGCTCCAGACGCTCGCGACCGTCGACACGATTGCCGACAGCCTGGCCGCGCCGATGACGAATGAGGTTTCCGTGTCCTTCGTGTCGCGTTTCGTGGACGAACTCGTCACCATCTCGGATGACGCGATGACCGAAGCGGCGGCGCTGCTGTTCGGGGAAGCGAAGCTGGCGGTTGAAGCGGCCGGCGCGGCGTCGACCGCCGCCCTGATGGGCCCGCTGCGCCAAGAACTCGCCGGCAAGCGGGTCGCGCTGATCGTTTGCGGGGCGAACATCGATCCGCCGTCTTATTGCAAGCTGCTGCAGCGAGGGACCGCGCCGGGCGGCTGAACGGAGTCAGGGGAATTCAACCGCCTGTCCAATTCCCCGCTGCGCCGCCTGCTTCAGCACGAAATCGGCAGCGACGAGATCCTGCGCGGCCACGCCCAGCGATTTGTAGAGCGTGACCTGATCGGCGCTGGTGCGTCCTGGTGCGTCGCCCACCGCCACCTGGCCGATTTCGCCGGCGATGTGATCCGGCCCGATCGCGCCTTCGTTCAGGGCGCGGAGATATTCTCCGGCCTGGTTGAGCGCGGATTCGCGGTAGTCGACGATGAAGTGGGATCGCGCGACGAGGCTGCTGTCGATCTCCGCCGTGGACGCGACGCTGGAGCCGACGATATTGAGGTGCGTGCCCGGCGCGACCATGTCTCCGAACAGGATCGGATCCGGCGCATGGGTGGTGGTGCAGACGATCTGCGCGCCGGCGACCGCGGTGGCGACGTCACCAAACGCGGTGGCCGGGATGCCGCTGACCCGTGTTTCCTCGGCCAGGCGTTCCGCTTCCTTCACGGTGCGGCCCCAGATCCGGACTTCGGCGATCGGCCGCACGGCGCGCATCGCCTCGATATGCCTGCCCGCCTGCTCCCCGGTGCCGAGGATCGCGAGCCTGCTCGCTCCTGCCGGGGCAAGCAGACCGGTTGCGAAGGCACTGGCGGCGGCGGTGCGGATCGCGGTGATCTCCGCGGCGTCGAGCAGCCCCACCGGGTAGCCGTGTTGCGTCTCGAACAGCAGCAGCGCGCCGAGATGCGATGAATGGCCGGTCCCGGCGTTGCGGGGGAACAGGCTGACCAGCTTGATGCCGAAGCTTTCGGGCTCGCCGAGGTATCCCGCCATCATCCCGAGCATGCCGATCTCGCGCG
Coding sequences within it:
- a CDS encoding pyridoxal-phosphate dependent enzyme; the protein is MRETPLWPLAGPAATQRMGTGTEVLMKLELFQPTGTFKVRGAINNLLALDEAGRAAGVTTISAGNHAIATAYAAHRFGVSAKVVMMKEANPARVAAARAYGAEVIVADSVEHGFALLEGLKQDEGRTYIPSFPNERVVCGTGTIALELFEQAGTLDAIVVPIGGGGLISGISAAAKLISPTTRIYGIEPEKAGVVGRSVKSGTLQTLATVDTIADSLAAPMTNEVSVSFVSRFVDELVTISDDAMTEAAALLFGEAKLAVEAAGAASTAALMGPLRQELAGKRVALIVCGANIDPPSYCKLLQRGTAPGG
- a CDS encoding ornithine cyclodeaminase family protein, which gives rise to MTIRILRRDEIRALLPMDRCIELVGQAMVAVSQGKAVLPLRSAMAMPREIGMLGMMAGYLGEPESFGIKLVSLFPRNAGTGHSSHLGALLLFETQHGYPVGLLDAAEITAIRTAAASAFATGLLAPAGASRLAILGTGEQAGRHIEAMRAVRPIAEVRIWGRTVKEAERLAEETRVSGIPATAFGDVATAVAGAQIVCTTTHAPDPILFGDMVAPGTHLNIVGSSVASTAEIDSSLVARSHFIVDYRESALNQAGEYLRALNEGAIGPDHIAGEIGQVAVGDAPGRTSADQVTLYKSLGVAAQDLVAADFVLKQAAQRGIGQAVEFP